One window from the genome of Streptomyces sp. NBC_01476 encodes:
- a CDS encoding AAA family ATPase, producing the protein MNLIGRGAELAAVERLLDRAVAGAGGYLVVTGPPGAGRSALAEAAARSARARGIAVVRPTGTGADGSPLWDRLLTAGAGPGGPRTGTDRNPVPAGAHDGFTAGPQAPPAARTRDPDPEDVDRVARAAAAGGPRLLLLDDIDREGESATAFLARLVPHLGTGQTALLATAADSLGLPHELRLRGLRTSELAELTPGLSADAVHAVWLASAGLPGAAIALSRDLAALDADEDPFVHLALTARSRAAFLDIDAGLVRLLEAAAERPLPPATRARVLARLARELLGDPSAGDRRRDLADEALALARTSGSPGLIAEVLDSRLHALWDPAAAHERLATASEIVALARPAGDAVTERRGLFWRFTALVELGDLRAAEAALTAYARAGELSGDAEAAAVVPARQSMLAAVRGRFDVAAALADVVALRGRQAGLADTDRLVGGLHGSIATLRGDWASVLAPWQALARRMPGHFFEATAARALAECARGVEAGLELERLLPVVLAGSGPRWLGAAADLAVVASRFGEPESAQALYDALLPYSGQLVVWGGANTVTGPVDHYLGLLATRLGSLDDAVTRLDRAAALDQRIGALPWLTHTLAARARALTARNTGQDKARAEEDLERARSTARRLGMTGLPDEPALPAGEWRLAQDEAGWQLDAGPEKVRLPAGRGMGYLRTLLAAPGQEIAALDLVAGGSGLRASGGDPLLDDTARSSYRRRLSRLDDLLDAADRDGDVEQAAAVQRERNALVTELRRASGLGGRPRMPSGEAERARVNATRALGTAVRRIEAAAPLAGAHLRASLRTGRYLRYQPAPGGPTRWRV; encoded by the coding sequence GTGAACCTGATCGGACGCGGTGCGGAGCTGGCCGCGGTGGAGCGGTTGCTCGACCGGGCGGTGGCCGGGGCAGGCGGGTATCTGGTCGTCACCGGGCCGCCGGGAGCCGGCAGGTCGGCCCTCGCGGAGGCGGCAGCGCGGTCGGCCCGGGCCCGCGGCATCGCGGTGGTCCGGCCCACCGGGACCGGCGCGGACGGTTCACCCCTGTGGGACCGGCTCCTGACCGCCGGCGCCGGGCCGGGCGGACCCCGTACCGGCACCGACCGGAACCCTGTCCCGGCCGGTGCCCACGACGGCTTCACCGCAGGGCCGCAGGCGCCGCCCGCCGCCAGGACCCGGGATCCCGACCCAGAGGACGTCGACCGGGTCGCCCGGGCGGCAGCGGCCGGTGGCCCGCGCCTGCTGCTGCTCGATGACATCGACAGGGAAGGCGAAAGCGCCACGGCATTCCTGGCCCGGCTCGTACCGCACCTCGGGACCGGGCAGACCGCGTTGCTCGCCACCGCCGCCGACTCCCTCGGACTGCCGCACGAGCTGCGCCTGCGCGGACTGAGGACATCCGAACTCGCCGAGCTGACACCGGGGCTGTCCGCTGACGCGGTCCACGCGGTGTGGCTCGCCTCGGCCGGCCTGCCCGGCGCCGCCATCGCCCTGTCCCGCGACCTGGCCGCCCTTGACGCCGACGAGGACCCCTTCGTCCACCTCGCCCTCACCGCCCGCTCGCGGGCCGCGTTCCTCGACATCGACGCCGGCCTCGTCCGGCTGCTGGAGGCCGCCGCCGAACGCCCGCTGCCGCCGGCGACCCGGGCCAGGGTGCTGGCCCGGCTGGCCCGCGAGCTGCTGGGCGATCCGTCGGCGGGCGACCGCCGCCGCGACCTCGCCGACGAGGCACTGGCCCTGGCCCGGACGAGCGGCAGCCCCGGCCTGATCGCCGAGGTCCTCGACTCCCGGCTGCACGCGCTGTGGGACCCGGCCGCCGCCCACGAGCGGCTGGCCACAGCGTCCGAGATCGTGGCGCTGGCGCGGCCGGCCGGCGATGCCGTCACCGAACGGCGCGGTCTGTTCTGGCGCTTCACCGCCCTGGTGGAGCTGGGCGATCTGCGGGCGGCAGAAGCCGCGCTGACGGCTTACGCCCGCGCGGGCGAGCTGTCCGGTGATGCCGAGGCGGCGGCGGTGGTACCGGCCCGGCAGTCCATGCTGGCGGCGGTCCGCGGCCGGTTCGACGTGGCGGCGGCCCTGGCGGACGTGGTCGCCCTCCGTGGCCGGCAGGCCGGTCTGGCCGACACCGACCGCCTGGTCGGCGGCCTCCACGGCAGCATCGCGACGCTGCGCGGCGACTGGGCATCGGTGCTGGCGCCCTGGCAGGCGCTCGCCCGGCGGATGCCCGGTCACTTCTTCGAGGCGACAGCCGCCCGGGCCCTGGCGGAGTGCGCCCGCGGCGTCGAGGCCGGCCTTGAGCTGGAGCGCCTCCTGCCGGTCGTCCTGGCCGGCTCCGGGCCGCGCTGGCTGGGCGCGGCGGCAGACCTGGCGGTGGTCGCGTCACGGTTCGGCGAGCCGGAGAGCGCCCAGGCCCTCTACGACGCGCTGCTGCCCTACAGCGGCCAACTGGTCGTGTGGGGCGGCGCCAACACCGTCACCGGACCGGTCGACCACTACCTGGGCCTGCTGGCCACCCGCCTGGGCAGCCTCGACGACGCGGTGACCCGCCTGGACCGCGCCGCCGCCCTGGACCAGCGGATCGGCGCCCTGCCCTGGCTGACGCACACCCTGGCCGCACGGGCCCGCGCGCTCACCGCCCGGAACACCGGCCAGGACAAGGCCCGCGCCGAGGAGGACCTCGAACGGGCCCGCTCGACAGCGCGGCGGCTCGGCATGACCGGGCTCCCCGACGAGCCGGCTCTGCCGGCCGGCGAATGGCGGCTGGCCCAGGACGAGGCCGGCTGGCAGCTCGACGCCGGGCCGGAGAAGGTCCGGCTGCCGGCCGGACGCGGAATGGGATACCTGCGGACGCTCCTGGCCGCGCCCGGGCAGGAGATCGCCGCTCTCGACCTGGTGGCAGGCGGGTCAGGACTGCGGGCCTCCGGGGGCGACCCGCTGCTCGACGACACCGCCCGCAGCTCCTACCGGCGCCGGCTCAGCCGGCTCGACGACCTGCTCGACGCGGCCGACCGTGACGGTGACGTGGAGCAGGCGGCGGCCGTCCAGCGGGAGCGGAACGCCCTCGTGACCGAGCTGCGCCGGGCCAGCGGACTCGGTGGCCGCCCGCGCATGCCGTCCGGCGAGGCCGAACGGGCCCGGGTCAATGCCACCCGGGCCCTGGGGACCGCCGTCCGGCGGATCGAAGCGGCCGCCCCGCTGGCGGGGGCGCACCTGCGCGCGTCGCTGCGCACCGGCCGGTACCTCCGCTACCAGCCGGCACCCGGTGGCCCCACCCGCTGGCGGGTGTGA
- a CDS encoding alpha/beta fold hydrolase: MRIAQRRHYGALAADSYGTDDSRPPLVLLHGLSYDRRQWEPLLAELAVLDPGRRVVSFDLPGHGNSPRLPSYRSAEVAAVIHRAVSEAGLGAPVLVGHSLGGALATTYAGTYPAAAVVNVDQPLLAGPFAQMLRSAEAELRGPGWEAVWDSLLTGMRIDLLAPEARELVRTATEPRQDLLLGYWSELLDTPAEELGERRARELDTIRARGTGYHHIAGGDVPPAYQEWLESRLPDVTVTVLAGGGHFPHVARPAELARILTG, encoded by the coding sequence ATGCGGATCGCACAGCGCCGCCACTACGGCGCACTCGCCGCCGACAGCTACGGCACGGACGACAGCCGGCCGCCGCTGGTCCTGCTGCACGGCCTGTCCTACGACCGTCGCCAGTGGGAGCCGTTGCTGGCGGAGTTGGCGGTCCTCGATCCCGGCCGCCGGGTGGTCTCCTTCGACCTGCCTGGGCACGGCAACTCGCCGCGGTTGCCCTCGTACCGCTCTGCCGAGGTCGCGGCGGTGATCCACCGGGCGGTGAGCGAGGCCGGCCTCGGCGCGCCAGTCCTGGTGGGACACTCTCTCGGCGGCGCCCTGGCCACGACCTACGCCGGCACGTACCCGGCCGCCGCCGTCGTCAACGTGGACCAGCCGCTGCTGGCCGGCCCCTTCGCACAGATGCTGCGCTCGGCCGAAGCCGAACTGCGCGGCCCCGGCTGGGAAGCGGTCTGGGACTCGCTGCTCACCGGCATGCGGATCGACCTGCTCGCACCGGAAGCAAGGGAACTGGTCCGCACCGCCACCGAACCCCGGCAGGACCTGCTGCTCGGTTACTGGAGCGAACTGCTGGACACCCCCGCGGAGGAACTGGGCGAGCGGCGGGCGCGCGAGCTGGACACCATCCGGGCGCGGGGCACCGGCTACCACCACATCGCGGGCGGGGACGTGCCGCCCGCGTACCAGGAGTGGCTGGAGTCGCGGCTGCCGGACGTCACCGTCACCGTCCTCGCCGGCGGCGGCCACTTCCCGCACGTGGCCCGTCCGGCCGAACTCGCCAGGATCCTCACCGGCTGA
- a CDS encoding histone-like nucleoid-structuring protein Lsr2, translating into MAQKVVTLYTDDLTGEESTEIATYTILVNGAGVELDLTPDSHDKLMEALGPFLQADGARRVRSTGTGRPRAARGSDRGAAQDRDTAAIRAWAKSNGLEVNDRGRVPAPVIDAYEKAH; encoded by the coding sequence ATGGCACAGAAAGTAGTCACCCTCTATACCGACGACCTCACGGGTGAAGAATCCACTGAGATCGCCACGTACACCATCCTTGTCAACGGCGCGGGCGTCGAGCTGGATCTCACCCCCGACAGCCACGACAAGTTGATGGAAGCGCTCGGCCCGTTCCTGCAGGCCGACGGCGCCCGGAGGGTCCGGTCAACAGGCACCGGGCGCCCCCGGGCAGCGCGTGGATCCGACCGCGGCGCGGCCCAGGACAGGGACACGGCCGCCATACGGGCATGGGCCAAGAGCAATGGGCTCGAAGTGAACGACCGCGGCCGTGTCCCCGCCCCGGTGATCGACGCTTATGAGAAGGCCCACTGA
- a CDS encoding TetR/AcrR family transcriptional regulator translates to MPELPTTPRGAATSRRILDAAAEEFAQHGIAGARIERIIAAARTNKAQVYGYFGNKEGLFDAVVADCVERSTDDLPFDADDLPGWAVRVYDQNLRRPGLVRLIAWIRLEQRPTGPWFDSSRHEPKLTAIAQAQEAGRLRPGDPFDLLTLVIAMASAWSPASSVYTATADEPPAEHDRRRALLRDCVARAVAP, encoded by the coding sequence ATGCCCGAACTGCCGACCACGCCGCGCGGTGCCGCCACCAGTCGGCGCATCCTCGACGCCGCCGCCGAGGAGTTCGCGCAGCACGGCATCGCCGGGGCCCGCATCGAGCGCATCATCGCCGCGGCGCGCACCAACAAAGCGCAGGTCTACGGCTACTTCGGCAACAAGGAGGGCCTCTTCGACGCGGTCGTCGCCGACTGCGTCGAGCGGAGCACCGACGACCTCCCCTTCGACGCCGACGACCTCCCCGGCTGGGCGGTGCGGGTGTACGACCAGAACCTGCGCCGGCCCGGGCTGGTCCGGCTCATCGCCTGGATCCGGCTGGAGCAGCGCCCGACCGGTCCGTGGTTCGACAGCTCCCGGCACGAGCCCAAGCTCACCGCCATCGCCCAGGCGCAGGAGGCGGGCCGCCTGCGCCCCGGCGACCCCTTCGACCTGCTCACCCTGGTGATCGCCATGGCGAGCGCCTGGTCACCGGCCAGCAGCGTCTACACCGCGACCGCCGACGAGCCGCCCGCCGAGCACGACCGCCGCCGGGCCCTGCTCCGCGACTGCGTCGCGCGCGCGGTGGCGCCCTGA
- a CDS encoding NAD(P)-dependent alcohol dehydrogenase, translated as MRTTTGWQSTTDGSTALERVTIERRDLRDDDIAVRVDFCGVCHSDLHRIQGVLGESAVVPGHEFTGTVTAVGAAANGFTPGDRVAVGTVVDSCGVCPMCEVGQENFCYERPTTTYGGTDRIDGSTTKGGYSREYVLREKFAYPLPEGLDPAAAAPLMCAGITMWEPLRAAGIGPGSRVAVAGLGGLGHLGVKLAAALGAEVTVLSRTPGKSDDARKLGAADTLLTTDESRTQQARGRFDLILDTVPAPHDLSPLLRMAALDGTLAVLGYPLPTTVALLDLVQGRKKLTSSGTGGRSQTARMLEFCAEHAISADVEVVASARVQEALTRLARGDVRYRFVLDLSDLDQPAS; from the coding sequence ATGCGTACGACCACTGGCTGGCAGAGCACCACCGACGGCTCGACCGCACTGGAGCGGGTCACGATCGAGCGCCGGGACCTGCGCGACGACGACATCGCGGTGCGCGTCGACTTCTGCGGCGTCTGCCACAGCGACCTGCACCGGATCCAGGGTGTGCTCGGCGAAAGTGCGGTGGTCCCCGGCCACGAGTTCACCGGCACGGTCACCGCCGTGGGCGCCGCGGCGAACGGCTTCACCCCGGGGGACCGGGTCGCGGTCGGCACCGTCGTCGACTCCTGCGGCGTCTGCCCGATGTGCGAGGTGGGCCAGGAGAACTTCTGCTACGAACGCCCGACCACCACCTACGGCGGTACCGACCGGATCGACGGCAGTACGACGAAGGGCGGCTACAGCCGCGAGTACGTGCTGCGGGAGAAGTTCGCCTACCCGCTGCCCGAAGGGCTCGACCCGGCCGCCGCCGCCCCGCTGATGTGCGCCGGCATCACCATGTGGGAGCCGTTGCGCGCGGCCGGGATCGGACCGGGCAGCCGCGTCGCGGTGGCCGGCCTCGGCGGCCTGGGCCATTTGGGGGTGAAACTGGCCGCGGCGCTCGGCGCCGAAGTCACCGTGCTCAGCCGTACCCCGGGCAAGTCCGACGACGCCCGCAAGCTCGGGGCCGCGGACACACTGCTGACGACCGACGAGAGCCGGACGCAGCAGGCGCGTGGCCGCTTCGACCTCATCCTGGACACCGTCCCGGCCCCGCACGACCTCTCGCCGCTGCTGCGCATGGCGGCCCTGGACGGCACGCTGGCCGTGCTCGGCTACCCGCTCCCGACCACGGTGGCGCTCCTGGACCTGGTCCAGGGCCGCAAGAAGCTGACCTCATCGGGCACCGGCGGCCGGTCGCAGACCGCGCGGATGCTGGAATTCTGCGCCGAGCACGCCATCAGCGCGGATGTCGAGGTGGTTGCCTCGGCCCGCGTCCAGGAGGCCCTCACCCGCCTGGCGCGCGGCGATGTCCGCTACCGCTTCGTACTGGACCTGTCCGACCTCGACCAGCCCGCCTCCTGA
- a CDS encoding zinc-binding dehydrogenase: protein MAASPVGGAVRTQSLDLLAPSGRLLLVGNAGGDWGNLIDSNQLWLRRVTVSGFSAGSYLPAHMDQLRPAAEAALRAVADGLAETEVDVLPLEDVVTAHERMESRAVDGRIVLTP from the coding sequence GTGGCCGCGTCCCCCGTGGGCGGGGCGGTACGTACCCAGAGCCTGGATCTGCTGGCACCGTCCGGCCGTCTCCTGCTGGTCGGCAACGCCGGTGGCGACTGGGGCAACCTCATCGACAGCAACCAGCTCTGGCTGCGCCGTGTCACGGTCTCCGGATTCTCGGCGGGCTCCTACCTTCCGGCCCACATGGACCAGCTCCGCCCCGCGGCTGAAGCCGCACTGAGGGCGGTCGCCGACGGCCTGGCCGAGACCGAGGTCGACGTACTTCCGCTGGAGGACGTGGTGACCGCGCACGAGCGGATGGAGAGCCGCGCGGTCGACGGCCGCATTGTCCTCACGCCGTGA
- a CDS encoding DUF4331 family protein: MSHHLDSPAARADARLNISDVYVFRGDRGTVLVMNVCSDSAGPDAPKGFHPEARYEFKIDSTGDAVENLSYRLSFGEVAPDGSQAVELRRLVGPQAADDAAEGTVLLAGRTGRTLSTDGGTRVWTGRAGDPFWMNPGVVEAVGRAFQHATDVELPAPDSAEVTSLFAGMKVWSIVLEVPDADLLLFTRRRDIGVWGVTALATDAGGWHRVNRCGLPMVSPIFAQFDDALAERLNQTEPADDIDTFGEEITDRVAAVVGARGSTSDPHAYGQGVAERILPDVLPYTIGTPAVFGFAEFNGRALTDNAGEVMFSLATDSALSLGLGKDAVDAPPTPFFPYLAPAA, translated from the coding sequence ATGTCCCACCACCTCGATTCGCCCGCGGCCAGGGCCGACGCCCGGCTGAACATCTCCGACGTGTACGTGTTCCGGGGCGACCGCGGCACCGTTCTGGTGATGAACGTCTGCTCCGACTCCGCGGGTCCGGACGCGCCGAAGGGGTTCCACCCCGAGGCCCGGTACGAGTTCAAGATCGACAGCACCGGCGACGCCGTCGAGAACCTTTCCTACCGCCTCAGCTTCGGGGAAGTGGCTCCCGATGGGTCGCAGGCGGTCGAACTGCGCCGGCTCGTCGGACCCCAGGCGGCCGACGACGCGGCGGAGGGTACCGTCCTGCTGGCCGGCCGGACCGGGCGCACGCTCAGCACCGACGGGGGCACGCGGGTGTGGACCGGACGGGCCGGCGACCCGTTCTGGATGAACCCGGGCGTGGTCGAGGCGGTCGGCCGGGCCTTCCAGCACGCCACCGATGTCGAGCTGCCGGCGCCGGATTCCGCTGAGGTCACAAGCCTGTTCGCCGGAATGAAAGTGTGGTCGATCGTCCTGGAGGTGCCGGACGCCGATCTGCTGCTCTTCACGCGCCGCCGGGACATCGGCGTATGGGGCGTGACGGCGCTGGCCACCGATGCCGGCGGATGGCACCGCGTCAACCGGTGCGGGCTCCCGATGGTGTCACCGATCTTCGCCCAGTTCGACGACGCACTGGCAGAGCGGCTGAATCAGACCGAACCCGCTGACGACATCGACACCTTCGGCGAGGAGATCACCGACCGCGTCGCCGCGGTCGTCGGTGCCCGGGGCAGCACGTCGGATCCCCACGCGTACGGCCAGGGGGTCGCCGAGCGCATTCTCCCGGACGTCCTTCCTTACACGATCGGCACTCCCGCGGTTTTCGGCTTCGCCGAGTTCAACGGCCGCGCGCTCACCGACAACGCCGGTGAGGTCATGTTCTCCCTCGCCACCGACAGCGCTCTGAGCCTCGGGCTCGGCAAGGACGCCGTCGATGCGCCGCCGACCCCGTTCTTCCCCTACCTCGCGCCCGCCGCCTGA
- a CDS encoding RHS repeat-associated core domain-containing protein — translation MPCHASSGVVVRGDPAGRQIERANGTGQMIGLTRDAARRVVESRTGDGAVTSLRYDAAGRLVSAVNPGSEVGYAYDAVGRVVAETVDGRAVTSAYDPLGRRVRRVTPSGATSHWSYDSAGLPTSLVTGGGELTFAHDAAGRETARGLGGAATLAQSWDAGHRLVEQLIRSRTAGDTGPGDATVRQSRSYAYRADGHLTGIDELLGGARRFDLDRAGRVTGLSAAAWTESYAYDDLGNLTAATHPAPGGQDAQGPVEHTGTMVTSAGRTAYAYDGQGRVVRMIRRTLSGLRRIWTYAWDAEDRLTEVATPDKGIWRYRYDALGRRTAKSRLGEDGTVTEEILFTWDCANLAEQRAVRDGVVETDTWDWEPGTHRAAAQVRRRWHTDDPDEIDRRFYAIVTDLAGTPSELVGEDGTIAWRAATSVWGSPLAGGNDGLCPLAFPGQYRDPETGLHYNLARYYTPDTASFLSPDPLGLVPAPNHHAYVDNPFRWSDPLGLEGDGSQPVRVYDDSEYGKHGASSGSSAKGEVSRAPSNGQAALDRSIDLDPDNPNVTRRLGVDHENGEIVVLDRHRAITDKDGNIIKEIYHGHVQGSYPSKSVTQGDLTKLKKAGMIDNIKKQRVLPPPCDG, via the coding sequence GTGCCATGCCACGCGTCCTCGGGCGTGGTGGTTCGCGGCGACCCGGCGGGCCGTCAGATCGAGCGGGCGAACGGCACCGGGCAGATGATCGGGCTGACCCGTGACGCGGCGCGCCGCGTCGTGGAATCGCGCACGGGCGACGGCGCGGTCACCTCACTGCGGTACGACGCGGCCGGGCGGCTCGTGAGCGCCGTGAACCCGGGCAGCGAGGTCGGTTATGCCTACGACGCGGTGGGCCGGGTCGTCGCGGAGACGGTCGACGGCCGCGCGGTCACCAGCGCGTACGACCCGCTGGGCCGGCGGGTGCGGCGGGTCACACCCAGCGGCGCCACCTCGCACTGGTCGTACGACTCCGCGGGCCTGCCCACCTCGCTCGTCACCGGGGGCGGTGAGCTGACCTTCGCGCACGACGCGGCCGGCCGCGAGACGGCGCGTGGCCTCGGCGGAGCCGCCACCCTGGCACAGTCCTGGGACGCGGGCCACCGCCTGGTCGAACAGCTCATCCGGTCACGGACGGCGGGCGACACCGGCCCCGGCGACGCAACCGTACGGCAGTCCCGTTCCTACGCCTACCGCGCGGACGGCCACCTGACCGGTATCGACGAACTGCTGGGCGGCGCCCGCCGGTTCGACCTCGACCGCGCGGGCCGCGTCACGGGTCTGTCGGCCGCGGCCTGGACCGAGTCCTACGCGTACGACGACCTCGGCAACCTCACCGCTGCCACCCATCCGGCCCCCGGCGGGCAGGACGCGCAGGGCCCGGTGGAGCACACCGGGACGATGGTCACCTCGGCGGGCCGCACCGCGTACGCGTACGACGGCCAGGGGCGGGTGGTCCGCATGATCCGGCGGACGCTGTCCGGGCTGCGCAGGATCTGGACCTACGCCTGGGACGCCGAGGACCGGCTCACCGAGGTCGCCACCCCGGACAAGGGCATATGGCGGTACCGCTATGACGCGCTCGGCCGGCGCACCGCCAAGTCCCGGCTGGGCGAGGACGGGACGGTCACCGAGGAGATCCTGTTCACCTGGGACTGCGCCAACCTCGCGGAGCAGCGGGCGGTCCGCGACGGTGTGGTGGAGACCGACACCTGGGACTGGGAGCCGGGCACCCACCGGGCGGCCGCCCAGGTGCGCCGGCGGTGGCACACCGACGACCCCGACGAGATCGACCGGCGGTTCTACGCGATCGTCACCGACCTGGCCGGCACCCCCAGTGAACTCGTCGGCGAGGACGGCACCATCGCCTGGCGGGCCGCGACCAGTGTGTGGGGCAGTCCGCTGGCCGGCGGCAACGACGGCCTGTGCCCGCTGGCCTTCCCCGGCCAGTACCGCGACCCGGAGACGGGGCTGCACTACAACCTCGCCCGCTACTACACCCCGGACACCGCGAGTTTCCTCTCCCCCGACCCGCTCGGCCTGGTCCCCGCCCCCAACCACCACGCGTACGTCGACAACCCCTTCCGCTGGAGCGACCCGCTCGGCCTGGAAGGCGACGGCAGCCAACCGGTCCGCGTCTACGACGACTCGGAGTACGGCAAGCACGGTGCGAGCAGCGGTTCGTCGGCCAAGGGCGAGGTCAGCCGTGCGCCGTCCAACGGCCAGGCCGCACTGGACAGGTCCATCGACCTGGACCCGGACAACCCGAACGTCACCCGTCGGCTGGGCGTCGACCATGAGAACGGCGAGATCGTGGTGCTGGACCGGCACCGGGCGATCACCGACAAGGACGGCAATATCATCAAGGAGATCTACCACGGCCATGTGCAGGGCTCGTACCCGTCCAAGAGCGTCACGCAGGGCGACCTGACCAAGCTGAAGAAGGCGGGCATGATCGACAACATCAAGAAGCAGCGGGTGCTCCCGCCGCCGTGCGACGGCTGA
- a CDS encoding helix-turn-helix transcriptional regulator, with protein sequence MDRTELADFLRHCRSRLAPSDVGLSQGPRRRTPGLRREEVAQLAGMSTDHYTRLEQARGSRPSRQMLAAVARALRLTGDERDHLFHLAGEEPPRNRPTSEHVRPGLLLVLDRLTDTPARVLNDRGDILAQNAMDRALHGDASTRPEAERNVVWRYFTDPAARELFPAEDRDRAARTAVADLRAALGRRPDDARLAGLVRRLRARSEEFSALWDTHEVAVRRGDTKRFLHPVVGLLELDCEVLLNPEHDQRLVVYTARPDSRSYERLELLRVVGLQDLTSG encoded by the coding sequence GTGGACAGAACCGAACTGGCCGACTTCCTGCGGCACTGCCGTAGCCGGCTCGCTCCCAGCGACGTGGGCCTGTCGCAGGGCCCGCGACGCCGCACCCCGGGGCTGCGCCGTGAAGAGGTGGCGCAGCTGGCAGGCATGTCCACCGACCACTACACGCGGCTGGAGCAGGCCAGGGGCTCACGCCCGTCCCGGCAGATGCTCGCCGCGGTCGCCCGCGCGCTGCGGCTGACCGGCGACGAACGGGACCACCTCTTCCACCTGGCCGGCGAGGAGCCGCCGCGCAACCGGCCGACCTCCGAGCACGTCCGCCCCGGCCTGCTGCTCGTCCTCGACCGGCTGACGGACACTCCCGCCCGGGTGCTGAACGACCGGGGCGACATCCTCGCGCAGAACGCCATGGACAGGGCGCTCCACGGTGACGCGTCCACCCGCCCCGAGGCGGAGCGCAACGTCGTCTGGCGCTACTTCACCGACCCCGCCGCGCGGGAACTCTTTCCCGCCGAGGACCGAGACCGTGCCGCGCGCACCGCGGTGGCGGATCTGCGTGCCGCACTCGGCCGCCGCCCGGACGACGCGCGGCTTGCGGGGCTCGTACGCCGGCTGCGTGCCCGCAGCGAGGAGTTCTCCGCGCTGTGGGACACCCACGAGGTCGCGGTACGCCGCGGCGACACCAAGCGCTTCCTGCACCCGGTCGTCGGCCTGCTGGAGCTGGACTGCGAGGTACTGCTGAACCCGGAGCACGACCAGCGACTGGTCGTCTACACCGCGCGTCCGGACAGCAGGTCCTACGAGCGGCTGGAACTGCTCCGCGTGGTCGGCCTCCAGGACCTGACGAGCGGCTGA
- a CDS encoding aldo/keto reductase, translating to MQYRTLGRTGIKVSPYALGALMFATSVGNPDPDDSARIIHKALDAGINLVDTADVYGDSEEVVGKALKGRRDHVVLATKVSRPLGDDPNQQGASRRWITTAVENSLRRLRTDHIDLYQIHRPNPDTDIEETLSVLSDLIHSGKVRAIGTSGVPASDIVEARWVAERRGLARFHTEQPPYSLLSRGIEREVLPVAERYGLGTLVWGPLGQGLLTGRVRAGRENELRRAGFFQHLNDERRLDTVERFIALAEEVGVPLTHLAMAFTIAHPGVTSAIVGPRTMSHLDDLLAGADLALTDDILDRIDEIVPPGTDVGTLDQAYVPPALQQPGLRRRPAGERSAG from the coding sequence ATGCAGTACCGCACGCTCGGCCGGACCGGTATCAAGGTCAGCCCCTACGCCCTCGGCGCCTTGATGTTCGCCACGTCCGTCGGCAACCCCGACCCCGACGACTCGGCCCGGATCATCCACAAGGCGCTGGACGCCGGCATCAACCTCGTCGACACCGCTGACGTCTACGGCGACTCCGAAGAGGTGGTCGGCAAGGCGCTCAAGGGCCGACGTGACCATGTCGTCCTCGCGACCAAAGTGAGCCGCCCGCTCGGTGACGACCCCAATCAACAGGGCGCGTCGCGGCGCTGGATCACGACCGCGGTGGAGAACTCGCTGCGCCGGCTGCGGACCGACCACATCGACCTCTACCAGATCCACCGGCCCAACCCCGACACGGACATCGAGGAGACGCTCTCGGTGCTCTCCGACCTGATCCACAGCGGAAAGGTCCGCGCGATCGGGACCTCCGGGGTGCCGGCGTCCGACATCGTCGAGGCCCGGTGGGTCGCCGAGCGGCGCGGGCTGGCGCGTTTCCACACCGAGCAGCCGCCGTACTCGCTGCTCAGCCGCGGTATCGAACGCGAGGTGCTGCCGGTCGCCGAGCGTTACGGGCTGGGCACGCTGGTGTGGGGCCCGCTCGGACAGGGGCTGCTCACCGGGCGGGTCCGCGCGGGCCGGGAGAACGAACTGCGCCGCGCCGGCTTCTTCCAGCACCTCAATGACGAGCGCCGGCTGGACACCGTCGAGCGGTTCATCGCGCTCGCCGAGGAGGTGGGGGTGCCGCTGACCCACCTCGCGATGGCGTTCACCATCGCTCATCCCGGCGTGACCAGCGCGATCGTCGGGCCGCGTACGATGAGCCACCTCGACGACCTGCTCGCCGGCGCCGACCTGGCGCTCACCGACGACATCCTCGACCGGATCGACGAGATCGTCCCGCCGGGCACCGACGTCGGCACACTCGACCAGGCGTATGTGCCGCCGGCTCTCCAGCAGCCGGGCCTCCGCCGCCGGCCGGCCGGCGAACGCAGCGCCGGCTGA